A window of Pseudophryne corroboree isolate aPseCor3 chromosome 12, aPseCor3.hap2, whole genome shotgun sequence contains these coding sequences:
- the CHAC1 gene encoding glutathione-specific gamma-glutamylcyclotransferase 1, whose product MPSSPSSTMEEHSKSLWIFGYGSLVWRPDFEFTSSKVGFVPGYSRKFWQGDSFHRGSPQMPGRVVTLQEDYQECTWGVAYEVRGEQIESSLQYLNVRESVLGGYVNKLVKFYPQDEGEDGAVLALVYIATPQNPGYLGPATEEDIAAQIIVSSGRAGHNIEYLLRLADFMHNYCPEAEDKHLFSIEEALIAILPCLYSTDDPLTVFC is encoded by the exons ATGCCCAGCAGCCCAAGCAGCACCATGGAGGAGCACAGCAAGTCCCTCTGGATATTTGGCTATGGCTCCCTGGTGTGGAGACCAGATTTTGAATTTACTTCTAGTAAAGTTGGCTTTGTCCCTGGTTACAGCCGCAAATTCTGGCAGGGGGACAGCTTCCATAGAGGCAGCCCGCAAATG CCTGGGCGAGTGGTCACCCTACAAGAGGATTATCAG GAATGCACGTGGGGCGTGGCCTATGAAGTCCGCGGGGAGCAGATTGAATCGTCACTCCAATATTTAAATGTAAGAGAGTCTGTCCTGGGAGGCTACGTAAACAAACTGGTGAAGTTCTACCCTCAAGATGAAGGGGAGGATGGAGCGGTACTGGCCCTGGTATATATTGCTACTCCTCAAAATCCTGGCTACCTGGGACCAGCCACCGAGGAGGACATTGCAGCTCAAATAATAGTATCAAGCGGCCGAGCAGGCCACAATATAGAGTACCTCCTGCGCCTTGCAGACTTTATGCATAATTACTGTCCAGAAGCTGAAGATAAACATCTGTTCTCCATAGAGGAGGCTCTGATAGCCATCTTACCCTGCCTTTACAGCACAGATGACCCCTTGACTGTGTTCTGCTAA